Part of the Engraulis encrasicolus isolate BLACKSEA-1 chromosome 23, IST_EnEncr_1.0, whole genome shotgun sequence genome is shown below.
AAAATGCTAGAACACAGGTTGTACTTATGCCCCACATTGTCAAAGTGACACAAGCAGAACAATACAGAACCCTTGAGCGCTTGCTTACAAAATCTGGACTACAAACACTCAGTATGGCATTTCCTTTGGAAAGATGCCATGAATGGAAACACTTCAGACTCTCAGACTCTCAGACTCTCGTAACATTGAGCCTCCAGTCACGTACACATGTGACTCCTCCTCAAGAAGTTAAGTTCATTATGGTATACAGTATAGACATACTAGAAGACATGTCATTTCTCCATTGGGACACAGCAGTGAGAACATAAAGAAAACATATGCTGCACATGCGATGAAATACTCCTCCAGTCCACACAGAAGTCCATGGTCTCTCCCTTGACAACATCTCCCTTGACAACAACATGTAATTTCTCCACTGGAAGACAACAGTGGGGACATAAAGAAAACATATACGGTACATCAGATGCAACATTCCTGCCTGTAACAGAAGCCTGTGCTCTCTGCTTACTGGACCGCCCCTGCTGTAGTCAGAGAAGGTCTCCATTTGACAGACACAGGCCAGCCAAAAACAAAGCAGGTAATTTTTGTGTGATTTCTCCATTTGGAAGGAACAGTGggaattgcaaaaaaaaatctttcgaTAAATTTTATAAATTAAAGTCTACCTGGCCATTTCCCCAGTTGGCCGACTGGTCCAGAGTTTATAGTGCATGACCCAATGGACTTGAAGCGGAGGCGTGAGTGGAGGTGTTTTGAGGGGGTCTTAGCtaaaaaaaatgcccaggccgaCTGTTGGTCCCAAGCCAGTAGTGCAATACAATGCCACCCACGACAGCAGTCCATGGTCTCCCCTTTACTTTGTCAGACTTGACACTGAGTCAACAGCCCAGACTAACTAACACTAACAACACCCCAGAGGTGCGTATCATAGACATAGACAAGTGATTTCTCAATCTGGAATCATGGGTAATGATGTGATAAAAACTATATAAATGAAATGCAATGCTTTCACCCATAACAGTAGTCCATGGTCTCCCCCTTGCTGTTCACACAATGTCTCGCTTGACACAGGTAGGTTCTGGAGTCACCAACAACCTCCCAGACGTTGATAGCAGCGTCACCTTTGACCGTGACGACATTGAGGTCGTGCTTGTGGTCTTTTGACTGGAGGTGGTGGGCTGGATGGGAGTTCTACAACACAGCACCTGCCGCGCCTTCTCCCGGAACTCCTCGGACACGTAGTAGAAGATGAAGGGGTCTAGGCAGCTGTTGAAGGTGCTGACGGCTAGCGACAGCACGTAGGGCATGTAGTAGGTGTCTGTTGTCAATCCCATGTCTGCTTCTACCTGCTGCACTTTGGAGTAGTGGACAATCAGCAGCACATTGGTGGGAAGGAGACACACCAggcacaccaccatcaccagcacgGTGACCTTTGCTGCGTGGTTGTATCGCTCGCTGGTTGTTATCAGCGTGTGCAGAACGCAGCCGTAGCAGAAGACCACCACCGCCAACGGCAGCACGAAGCAAATGCTGAAGAGGCTGATGAAGTAGGGCAGAATGAAGCTGTGTTGATGTTCCAAGGGTAGCACATCGTGGCAAGTGACAATGTTGAggttcaggactggactggtctgctTTGTGGCCAGGAGTGGGGCCATGGCAACAAGCACAACCGCCCACACAGCCATGCTGAGAAACGCAGACAGTCGGCGACTGCGTATCGTCATCCCAGTGAGTGGGTGAACCAGCGCCAGGTATCGGTCGAACGCGATCAGTGCCAGGCACAGCATGGAGCCGTACATGTTCCCATAGAAGAGCGCCATCACCAGGCCACAGAAGGGCTCACCCAGCGTCCAGTTGTTGCCCTGGAAGTGGTAGGCGATGCGGAAGGGCAGCACAGTCAGCAGCAGCAGGTCACAGGTGGTCAGGTTGATGAGCAGGATGGTGGAGGGCTGCCTCTTGGTGCGGAACAACAGCACCCAGAGAGCCAGCAGGTTGGACGGCAGACCCAGGACCAAGGCCACCAGGTACAGGTTGGGCAGGAACAGTGTCATGGTGCTGGATGTGAGCTGTTCTGCTGTGTCCGTCGTCACAGTGCAATTCTCATTCACACTCCAAGTACGTTGCCCTGAGATCAAACAAAAGAATGTTGTTTAGTTACATCATTTTTCAAAATAGTTATTAACCCAAAATCAGAAAGGGTAGCACTTTAATTTTTAGGTTTCACAATGTTACCCTCTAATACATGCCTGTCTTAATGAGTGACATTTGCTAAGCAAAACCAATCATTTGTTGGACGTCTATTAACAAACGTATTGTTTTTTTTGGCAGTAAGCCATTTAATACTGATATAATCCAAGTAAGAGTTAGCACATGTAAGCCCTCAACACATGTCTTAAACTGTAAGTCAATAATACAGGCAGGCATTTATTACTGGCTAACGtgaaccttaaaataaagtgtttcctcGTAAAGTATAGTGATGACAAGACAGGAttgagggcgggagagagagttgggaagGGATCGGGAAATGgcatttcaaaacatttctaaGCAGCCAGTTGGGGACTTGTAGCCTGACGTACAGACAGACCAAAGGCAGAAAAGCATCGGAGGTGGAAGTAATTGAATTTGGAAGAGCAATCGGCAAAAGCTGCAAAAGCCGTTCTGGCATCAAGGACATCAAAAGAGTGCTGAACTTCAGCTGAAAAGGTGTAATGTGTTATGACATggttcagcagcagcagacagcagCCAACAGAATGTCAACATTTTTCTAAACATGGACTTTGGTTGATTGCTCTCTCTGATCAAACATTGAAGGTCGAGTGTTTTGCCGCTTTTGCCGTCTCTGGTCTGTTCAGTACAGGCAGGATTCTGCGTGCCTGCCCAGTGGTATGTTTGTACAGTGAGGGTTGCCTGATTGATTCTAGACACTGGGAATAACTAATGCTTCATAACTAGTGcttccccatccacctccatgtctgaggtatcctgagcatggcaccCCATTCTTCATCATTGTGTGATTAAGTTGTTACTCTATTcatgctgctgctactgtaaGTTGGCTCATCCACTACACTTTGCATGCATCATACTCAAAGATGTAGAAGTTTTGCTAGGTCCTAACCTTTGTTATGGTTACCATTCGCTATTTTCTATGGTAACCGAGTCACACATGGGAAGGGGGGCAAAAGTATGTAAACAGGTGCAAGAGCAGCGGCGAGGAGGAgaatttttctgatgaaaatctCAGAATGTGAaagttaacccttgtaaggtgttcgtgtttgtgttacatagaaggtgttcgggccATTTTGACCCGGACATATagaaaattatttttaaaaggaaaaaaacatagctcatattcaccctcttGTTCCCTTCATTATGATTGTGATTTTTTGTGTaattatgtttttgagagtgagagatacagtgagaaagataaggagtcagtgaagaaagagagtaaactcaatccaagctctcggattgagccacCAGTGCTTTTATCGTGCAAGGTTGAAACATCAATGCACAATTGAGGGACTGAACAATATCTTCACacctttttccacataattcacccaccgccttgtctactcaacatgtatCAGAGAGTTTGGAAAATATTCATGTATAAGCCCCCCAAGTaatacgggtcaaaatgacccaggaAAATCTCCTGTGTGATAGAAATGTGCAGGAGGGGTTAACAAGGGGggttcactatttttttttccagattaATGCCcttgagccaaagccagtgaatctcagtgtgaaagaataataattgaTACTGTAACTGAAAAcgcaaacaccttacaagggttaaccaTTTTTATTCGATACAGGATAGGAATAGAATATGTCAAAATCCATTTCGAGATGGTTGTCCATCGATAGTATATTGGAAGTATCAAGATATCACCCAATATCCAAGTAGCATTGATGTATGAATTATGTACAAAACATCTAACTGACAATGAATAAATCTCCCATCACAGTTTGTCAAATGGCAGTCCAGCACATCTGCTCTGACATCAACCCTGCCAACACCATATGCCCAGAAATCATTCTGCTGGGACCCTCTTTTCAGCCTCTTTTCAACAGTTCATTTGTGTAATAAGAACTTCAacagaaaatctctctctctcactcacacacacacacacacacacacacacacacacacacacacacacacacacacacacacacacacacacacacacacacacacacacacacaactcatttgAAACAACAAATTAAAATACAACTTACATGGATCCTCTTCACATGGGTCTGAGTGAGAGGACGTTGGTTGAAATGCACAGAGAAGGAGGGCGATGAACAGAGCCCGTAGAGTGAAACACACCGCCATGGCAGTTTTGTGCCACCGCCGCCGATATCAAAGAGCAAGTAATTCCACTGCTTGTCCAAACTTGTAAACAAATCTCAACCGCCAGATAAATCTTCAAATAgacctcacctctctcttccactctctctctctcaccctctgtgtCTAAATATGGAGCAGATATTAatatgttactctctctctctctctctctctctctctgtctttctcttctttctattTGTCTGTGCGATCTTGCTTCTTTTTCTAACCCCtatcacagtcactcacacagttGCCTGTGTTGGTGAGGTGTGAGTCTCTTACTCCTTGCACTCTCCCTGTTTATGTGACTTCTCTCTTTTAAAGCACTGACTCTCACTTTGACCACTGCAACTCTTATGACACCACTGTGTCTGACTGACTTGGCTCCTACTGCTCCTCTACTCCTACTGCTGCTCTGACTGAGGCTTGGACTCTCTTACTGTATGACTCTGACTTCATGTACTTTGTTTTTTTGCCCCACACGAGTGTGGCTTAGACTGTGACAACACTTACGCTGTGCGATGTAGTCAAGAAGGGGGTGGAGCACttttccagcagcagcagtagcagcagcacacAGTTCAAAACATTATTAATTT
Proteins encoded:
- the LOC134440399 gene encoding proteinase-activated receptor 4-like, which codes for MAVCFTLRALFIALLLCAFQPTSSHSDPCEEDPWQRTWSVNENCTVTTDTAEQLTSSTMTLFLPNLYLVALVLGLPSNLLALWVLLFRTKRQPSTILLINLTTCDLLLLTVLPFRIAYHFQGNNWTLGEPFCGLVMALFYGNMYGSMLCLALIAFDRYLALVHPLTGMTIRSRRLSAFLSMAVWAVVLVAMAPLLATKQTSPVLNLNIVTCHDVLPLEHQHSFILPYFISLFSICFVLPLAVVVFCYGCVLHTLITTSERYNHAAKVTVLVMVVCLVCLLPTNVLLIVHYSKVQQVEADMGLTTDTYYMPYVLSLAVSTFNSCLDPFIFYYVSEEFREKARQVLCCRTPIQPTTSSQKTTSTTSMSSRSKVTLLSTSGRLLVTPEPTCVKRDIV